The Anas acuta chromosome 7, bAnaAcu1.1, whole genome shotgun sequence genome has a window encoding:
- the MKI67 gene encoding proliferation marker protein Ki-67 isoform X2: protein MPLFGKIIVIKRNGTDGIHFPLTASSCLFGRLNCLQDLNSFIQLRRTECDIRIQLPQVSKEHCKIEVNENEEAILTNLSTVNPTQLNGSCFQQPVPLKHGDVLTIIDRSFRFEYPLQSTPRKRRSRSPKDETRQQVAEVELLHKQTSGSKRSSDHSECEEQNADENKQSTEENISKALPVKLQTPKSSYKIKQSTRKQTEMSPFSKLYETLKHEIKVKKTLQGGNVPEKAGKEGGKGALQEPSAQIASSCDHVSPTEEKEIGISENNEEYKMKQEVISSELNQISMVGSATKKCFTRSPRTSVSKEMTKSIRRRSNLQDHKEESTPGKSKGAEVTAKTPKPSKENDRNAACLLQPCSIERLGYADEVKIYNSAITAEKIAQTTNMTNISEVDKHVMSTPTPRRKSPRSCFMSPTNEATGVDSVNIGTPTARGDVLLEHKSFSEISAEIQREDSVCRNDSLQQQPLAENKCINQRRNSKQHTPRKSGKVEVLKEICDQTNVDSKKRDSESPASNSKSPRRNVRQSKEFVNKSIHSETPTSGELTSELASPASQKSGSGRKRGRPRTSELRTEKALETNAVEEHDNKTVDRQDSGTQQDLATNGCNQKSDLEDTSVLRPRRSSSKRSLGSASVLEGNEAVSEMNVSDLLAEEESGNTKTASQKRKSDDLLPQPLGKRKRVSFGGHLSPELFDKSLPPNSPLKRGAIPARLSLPFGGSPRAVLKKAQGLKHFAVQELSVCLQKEKMSPEKLPAQTPPAASSPHSGKATPQLPTGSPAPYTKGRFSVSHITTPSPIAEEQNGVAKDMNTGEKNGALEKTPKSNGVSRDDKTSMATPNKLTRSSRRSMKKTPMKRRSGAVAVISSKRRSGASTANLLVAKSWAEVVKLGVARPQAKAVKKRAPKRRPMKKTTQSPKTPERKIKGHFSTGHAESPATIVVGRAHSTTGRMAGQVPKVVKNPISKQNLNMDESFTGLAEMFKTPENTSGKTSPSSTVRDSDLTPPCTTMDISELRTPEESGEMMVSPLNTPDSSGEILDCQDISDLMREKESPKSIFEIMSSRIPERRIAMLEEDLDVDSVSVSAEKQASRVKLASKRKTPDQKLESVNVVSGIKQLLRTPKKKPEPVEVLSGIKQLMKTPKQKPEPAEVLSGIKQLMETPKQKPEPAEVLSGIKQLRKTPKQKPEPAEVLSGIKQLMKTPKQKTEPVEALSGIKQLMKTPKQKPEPAEVLSGIKQLMKTPKQKPEPAEVPSGIKQLRKTPKQKPEPAEVLSGIKQLMKTPKQKTEPVEALSGIKQLMKTPKQKPEPAEVLTGIKQLMKTPKQKPEPAEVLSGIKQLMKTPKQKPETVEALSGIKQLMKTPKQKPEPAEVLSGIKQLMKTPKQKPEPAEVLSGIKQLMKTPKQKPEPAEVRSGIRQLMKTPKQKPEPVEPTDFLSGIKQLTRTPQQKLEPTRDENALQKLPETPVQNKEVVKDVTGVNLIQKNPKLKHQPVEDMVGVSRIFRTPKEKVEPIENMFGISRLVQTPREKYHPVDDFVGLERLMAEPRQKNPDSEVDYVGVKEMFDASEETKVRSENVMDPKQEDAVTACTNGSREYGGNKTVLEDKGNTSQDKDSQQKLSTSEDHSTQRLTRGRPRKTVHPPSTKQCEKDLNSKELQGLEKKSIQEEMGEISTSTSVAKNTGRGRRTNLCMEKEIVSKHPDEKTVETVSLVETQVDTRRPRRGKTKEPKELKHPSEDLESSEKDSSVLQKDPANRKQALQEYDISSTSVTEDDQSRKTEGVSSSTQDENHQLQTDLKKSENASDKGSVEDREEILLSHQKRSRGMKKIENTEVLLPPKRQRRARNEQVEQAPSEELHGTTRKLRKHQSAKLLQGDEQTSETAPTEASGNRTELEVKVTEKRGKSSRNARKQPTEVKTDMCGMALENTQNVQKAKETSNETITETKSPTKNERKISLGDEAENAQENTTKASQRLKSESSSGETDKMPVTVLNLEFKQEANRTRSRRGKKDSSEKKADEFAQDVNSLDLTLKCKSETEESSPKESSASSCVKQAHQVMKDQNNTADTLVTALNSDGIAHRHQKQTRNEQEANEPKQTEILQENQTQNNRITRRRLRGRRVNFKLEEASSEALGEERNLPGNEEGMACKHDQREASENPLEVRRSRRRQADSIPQAACSAFTKKETLIKDHSKDETSTKDQDPALEAIPSSTEEVPLRGRRRREVAVASQTVSSLSIREKRGLLEGDDKKMTVKEDQNPALGDNTLQAKANASARDKRKEIDLAAEAKSSASLWRKRGLSETDDKEESTNEEQNVLLESVSCAKAKPLGRGRRKETPPVSHTTNSISLRRKRGLPADNGKEEALKDQNVPLGAVVSSLKDQPKRGRRNEAAILLEATSSTPARGKRNLSKESSRNNNHRKAKKMISEKPSSEEKIDLSKGYSGKKCSITSLAVSSSSLQGLPEDGKNETPKEQQGILLEVTQSGKENPSKAGRRKIVPSKSEETSSTFLREKLVLPEDRGQNGILKEGEGTALENNSSQEKHRQLRNKRKNVQFKPEAATSLRDNGNLPENGNISEMQCMIPTGSEESNQSGKGKEVNPTQQTTSTSRRRKCLLPADDVPPKKSKSENDENGSPKKGKRNKTEEKLEGNVKTTQTAGGTNRTTRSSTRASARTRK from the exons GAGAACAGAATGTGACATCCGCATCCAGTTGCCTCAGGTCTCAAAAGAACATTGTAAAATTGAAGTAAATGAAAACGAGGAG gcAATCTTGACAAATTTAAGTACAGTAAATCCTACGCAGCTGAACGGTAGCTGTTTTCAGCAACCTGTACCTCTGAAGCACGGAGATGTGTTAACTATTATTGATCGTTCTTTCAG GTTTGAATATCCTCTCCAATCAACTCCAAGAAAAAGGCGTTCCAGATCTCCAAAAGATGAAACGCGGCAG CAGGTGGCAGAAGTGGAGTTATTACATAAGCAAACTTCAGGATCTAAAAGATCTTCAG ATCATTCTGAGTGCGAAGAACAAAATgctgatgaaaataaacaaagtacAGAGGAAAATATATCCAAAGCCTTACCAGTTAAGCTACAAACACCTAAATCTTCATATAAGATAAAACAATCTACtagaaagcaaactgaaatgtCTCCCTTTAGTAAACTCTATGAAACGCTGAAACATGAgattaaagtgaaaaaaactCTGCAAGGAGGAAATGTACctgaaaaagctggaaaagaagGTGGTAAGGGTGCCCTGCAGGAACCAAGTGCTCAAATCGCATCAAGTTGTGATCATGTAAGCcctactgaagaaaaagaaattggcataagtgaaaataatgaagaatataaaatgaaacaagaagtAATTAGTTCAGAACTTAATCAAATCTCAATGGTAGGAAGTGCTACCAAGAAATGTTTTACCAGAAGTCCGCGAACTTCTGTTTCAAAGGAGATGACAAAAAGTATTCGCAGGAGAAGTAACTTGCAAGATCATAAGGAAGAAAGTACACCAGGTAAATCTAAAGGCGCTGAAGTTACAGCCAAAACACCCAAACCCAGTAAGGAGAATGATAGAAATGCAGCATGTctgctgcagccatgctccATAGAACGCTTGGGTTATGCAGATGAGGTGAAAATCTACAACTCTGCAataacagcagagaaaatagcACAGACAACAAACAtgacaaacatttctgaagtagACAAACATGTTATGTCTACACCAACCCCCAGAAGGAAGAGTCCTCGATCTTGTTTCATGTCACCTACCAACGAAGCTACTGGGGTGGATTCTGTAAATATTGGTACTCCGACAGCTCGAGGAGATGTGTTGTTGGAACACAAgtctttttcagaaatttcagctgaaattcaaAGGGAAGATTCAGTGTGCAGAAATGATAGCCTCCAACAACAGCCtttggcagaaaataaatgcataaaccAGAGACGAAACAGTAAACAACATACACCAAGAAAATCGGGGAAAGTAGAAGTGCTGAAAGAAATCTGTGATCAGACAAATGTAGATTCAAAAAAGAGAGATTCTGAGTCTCCTGCTTCTAATTCCAAGAGTCCCAGAAGAAATGTCAGACAAAGTAAAGAATTTGTAAACAAAAGCATCCATTCAGAGACACCAACTTCAGGAGAGTTAACATCAGAACTGGCATCTCCTGCTAGTCAGAAATCTGGctctggaagaaaaaggggTAGGCCGAGGACCTCTGAACTGCGAACTGAGAAAGCACTGGAGACAAATGCAGTTGAAGAACACGACAATAAGACTGTAGACAGACAGGACAGTGGAACTCAACAAGATCTGGCCACCAATGGGTGTAATCAGAAATCAGATTTGGAAGATACTAGTGTTCTAAGACCTCGGAGATCATCATCAAAAAGGTCTTTGGGAAGTGCTAGTGTACTGGAAGGCAATGAGgctgtttcagaaatgaatgTTTCTGACCTGTTGGCTGAAGAAGAATCAG gtAACACAAAAACAGCGTCTCAGAAGAGGAAGAGTGATGATCTGTTACCTCAGCCTTTAGGCAAGAGAAAAAGAGTGTCTTTTGGTGGTCATCTAAGTCCGGAACTCTTTGACAAAAGTTTGCCTCCCAACTCACCCCTTAAACGAGGTGCGATTCCTGCAAGGCTGAGCTTACCGTTTGGAGGCTCCCCACGCGCAGTGCTGAAAAAGGCTCAGGGGCTGAAGCACTTTGCAGTCCAG gaACTTTCTGTatgtttgcaaaaagaaaaaatgtcaccAGAAAAATTGCCAGCCCAGACACCCCCAGCTGCCTCTTCCCCTCACTCTGGAAAAGCAACACCGCAGCTTCCTACAGGCTCTCCAGCACCTTACACAAAAGGGCGTTTCTCTGTTTCGCACATCACAACACCATCACCAATTGCAGAAGAGCAGAACGGTGTTGCAAAAGATATGAATACAGGGGAGAAAAATGGTGCCCTAGAGAAAACACCTAAATCTAATGGTGTTAGCCGAGATGATAAAACCTCAATGGCAACACCTAACAAATTAACAAGAAGTTCACGACGTAGTATGAAGAAGACTCCCATGAAGAGGAGGAGTGGTGCTGTAGCAGTTATCAGTTCAAAAAGAAGAAGCGGTGCCTCTACTGCCAACTTACTAG TTGCGAAATCTTGGGCAGAAGTGGTAAAATTGGGTGTTGCAAGACCACAGGCAAAGGCCGTTAAAAAACGTGCCCCGAAACGAAGACCAATGAAGAAGACAACACAGTCACCAAAG actccagaaagaaaaataaaaggtcatTTTAGCACAGGTCATGCAGAATCTCCTGCTACAATAGTTGTAGGCAGAGCGCACTCTACCACTGGTAGAATGGCTGGACAGGTCCCTAAAGTGGTGAAAAATCCAATCTCGAAACAAAACTTGAATATGGATGAAAGCTTCACAG GGCTGGCTGAGATGTTTAAAACTCCAGAAAATACGAGTGGAAAAACATCACCTTCAAGCACTGTTCGTGACAGTGATCTTACACCACCGTGTACCACAATGGACATTTCTGAACTGCGTACTCCTGAAGAATCTG GAGAGATGATGGTGTCACCATTAAATACTCCAGATTCTTCAGGAGAGATACTGGATTGTCAAGACATCTCAGATTTGATGAGAGAGAAGGAATCTCCAAAGTCTATATTTGAAATAATGTCCTCCAGAATTCCAGAAAGAAGAATAGCTATGCTGGAAGAAGATCTTGATGTGGATAGCGTGTCAGTAAGTGCAGAGAAACAAGCCTCTCGGGTGAAATTGGCAAGTAAAAGGAAAACTCCAGATCAGAAGTTGGAGTCAGTCAACGTTGTATCAGGCATCAAGCAGCTATTAAGAACCCCAAAGAAGAAGCCAGAACCTGTAGAGGTCCTGTCGGGCATCAAGCAGCTCATGAAGACCCCAAAGCAGAAACCAGAGCCAGCTGAGGTCTTGTCGGGAATCAAGCAGCTcatggagaccccaaaacagAAGCCAGAGCCAGCTGAGGTCCTGTCGGGCATCAAGCAGCTCAGGAAGACCCCAAAGCAGAAACCAGAGCCAGCTGAGGTACTGTCAGGTATCAAACAGCTCATGAAGACCCCgaagcagaaaacagaaccTGTAGAGGCCTTGTCAGGCATCAAGCAGCTCATGAAGACCCCAAAGCAGAAACCAGAGCCAGCTGAGGTCTTGTCGGGAATCAAGCAGCTCATGAAGACCCCAAAACAGAAACCAGAGCCAGCTGAGGTCCCTTCTGGCATCAAGCAGCTCAGGAAGACCCCAAAGCAGAAACCAGAGCCAGCTGAGGTACTGTCAGGTATCAAACAGCTCATGAAGACCCCgaagcagaaaacagaaccTGTAGAGGCCTTGTCAGGCATCAAGCAGCTCATGAAGACCCCAAAGCAGAAACCAGAGCCAGCTGAGGTCCTGACAGGTATCAAACAGCTCATGAAGACCCCAAAGCAGAAACCAGAGCCAGCTGAGGTCCTGTCAGGTATCAAACAGCTCATGAAGACCCCGAAGCAGAAACCAGAGACTGTAGAGGCCTTGTCAGGCATCAAGCAGCTCATGAAGACCCCAAAACAGAAACCAGAGCCAGCTGAGGTCCTTTCTGGCATCAAGCAGCTCATGAAGACCCCCAAGCAGAAACCAGAGCCAGCTGAGGTCCTGTCGGGCATCAAGCAGCTCATGAAGACCCCGAAGCAGAAACCAGAGCCAGCTGAGGTCCGTTCTGGCATCAGGCAGCTCATGAAGACCCCCAAGCAGAAACCAGAGCCTGTAGAGCCTACTGATTTCCTGTCAGGCATCAAGCAGCTCACAAGGACCCCACAGCAAAAATTGGAACCTACTAGAGATGAAAATGCCTTGCAGAAATTGCCAGAGACTCCAGTACAAAACAAGGAGGTAGTAAAAGATGTGACAGGAGTTAATTTAATCCAGAAAAATCCGAAATTGAAACATCAGCCGGTAGAAGACATGGTTGGAGTCAGCCGTATTTTCAGAACTCCAAAGGAAAAAGTGGAACCCATAGAAAATATGTTTGGGATTAGTAGATTAGTGCAAACTCCAAGAGAGAAATATCATCCAGTTGATGACTTTGTGGGTCTGGAGAGGCTTATGGCAGAACCCAGACAGAAAAATCCTGATTCTGAAGTGGACTATGTTGGAGTTAAGGAAATGTTTGATGCATCAGAGGAaacaaag GTCAGGTCAGAAAATGTTATGGATCCTAAGCAAGAAGATGCTGTAACTGCTTGTACTAATGGCAGTCGTGAGTATG GGGGgaataaaactgttttagaaGACAAAGGAAATACTTCACAAGATAAAGATTCTCAACAAAAGTTGTCAACTAGTGAAGACCACTCTACCCAGAGACTAACAAGGGGCAGACCAAGGAAGACTGTACATCCACCTTCAACAAAGCAGTGTGAAAAGGATTTAAATTCAAAAGAATTGCAAGgtctggagaaaaagagcaTCCAAGAAGAGATGGGAGAGATCAGTACTTCAACTTCAGTAGCTAAAAAtacaggaagaggaaggagaacaAATCTTtgcatggaaaaagaaattgtttcaaAGCATCCTGATGAGAAAACAGTTGAAACCGTTTCACTTGTGGAAACGCAGGTTGATACTCGAAGACCAAGAAGAGGTAAAACTAAGGAACCAAAGGAGTTAAAACATCCTAGTGAGGATCTTGAGTCTTCTGAAAAAGATTCTTCAGTGCTACAAAAAGATCCTGCAAATAGGAAACAGGCTTTGCAGGAGTATGATATCAGTAGCACATCTGTAACTGAAGATGATCAaagcagaaagacagaaggCGTATCTAGTAGCACTCAGGATGAAAATCACCAACTgcaaacagatttaaaaaaatctgaaaacgCATCTGACAAAGGTAGTGtagaagacagagaagaaattcttctaTCGCATCAGAAGAGGTCtagaggaatgaaaaaaatagaaaacacagaagtacTGCTTCCACccaaaagacaaagaagagcTAGGAATGAACAGGTTGAACAAGCTCCTTCAGAGGAACTTCATGGGACGACAAGGAAACTTCGTAAACACCAATCAGCAAAATTACTACAAGGTGATGAGCAGACTTCTGAGACTGCCCCCACAGAAGCATCTGGAAACAGAACTGAACTTGAAGTAAAGGTAACAGAAAAAAGAGGTAAGTCTTCAAGAAATGCTAGAAAACAACCAACAGAAGTAAAAACAGACATGTGCGGGATGGCActtgaaaatacacagaatgtTCAGAAAGCAAAGGAGACTTCAAATGAAACCATTACCGAAACAAAATCACCCAccaaaaatgagaggaaaatatCTCTGGGAGATGAAGCGGAAAATGCTCAGGAAAATACTACAAAGGCATCTCAAAGATTAAAGTCAGAATCATCTTCTGGAGAGACAGATAAAATGCCAGTAACTGTTCTCAACTTGGAATTCAAACAAGAAGCAAACAGAACTAGaagcaggagagggaaaaaagactcttcagagaaaaaggCTGATGAATTTGCCCAGGATGTAAACAGCCTAGATCTTACGCTTAAATGTAAGTCAGAAACAGAGGAATCTTCTCCCAAAGAGTCTTCAGCCTCTAGTTGTGTCAAGCAGGCACACCAAGTAATGAAAGACCAGAACAACACAGCTGACACATTGGTAACTGCTCTAAACAGTGATGGCATTGCTCATAGACATCAAAAGCAGACAAGAAATGAGCAGGAAGCAAATGAACCAAAGCAAACTGAAATCCTGCAAGAGaatcaaacacaaaataatagaATTACACGTAGAAGACTTAGAGGAAGAAGAGTTAATTTTAAACTTGAAGAAGCCAGTTCCGAAGCTCtaggagaagaaaggaatttACCTGGGAATGAGGAAGGAATGGCTTGCAAACATGATCAACGTGAGGCTTCAGAAAATCCTTTAGAAGTaaggaggagcagaagaaggCAAGCTGATTCCATTCCACAAGCAGCTTGTTCTGCCTTTACGAAAAAAGAAACCTTAATTAAAGATCATAGTAAAGATGAGACTTCTACAAAAGATCAAGATCCAGCTTTGGAAGCTATTCCCTCTTCAACAGAAGAAGTTCCGCTGAGAGGACGAAGAAGGCGAGAGGTTGCTGTAGCATCACAAACGGTGAGTTCTCTTTCTATCAGAGAAAAACGTGGGTTGCTAGAAGGTGATGATAAAAAGATGACTGTGAAAGAAGATCAAAATCCAGCATTGGGAGATAACACTTTGCAGGCAAAAGCAAATGCATCAGCAAGggacaaaagaaaagagattgaTCTAGCAGCAGAGGCAAAAAGTTCAGCTTCTCTCTGGAGAAAACGTGGCTTGTCAGAAACTGATGACAAAGAGGAGAGTACTAATGAAGAACAAAACGTGCTTTTGGAATCGGTGTCCTGTGCAAAAGCAAAGCCATTAGGAAggggcagaaggaaagaaactccTCCAGTGTCACACACAACTAATTCCATTTCTCTTAGAAGAAAACGTGGTTTGCCAGCAGATAATGGTAAAGAAGAGGCTCTTAAAGATCAAAATGTTCCATTAGGAGCAGTTGTTTCAAGTCTAAAAGATCAACCAAAAAGAGGCAGAAGGAATGAAGCTGCCATCTTGTTAGAAGCCACAAGTTCTACTCCTGCTCGGGGAAAACGTAACTTATCAAAAGAAAGTAGCAGAAATAATAATCATAGGAAAgctaaaaaaatgatttctgaaaaaCCCTCTTCCGAAGAAAAAATTGACCTTTCAAAAGGGTACTCAGGGAAAAAGTGTAGTATCACTTCACTGGCTGTTAGTTCTAGTTCACTTCAAGGTTTGCCAGAAGATGGTAAGAATGAAACTCCCAAAGAGCAACAGGGTATACTTTTGGAAGTAACCcaatcaggaaaagaaaatccatcgaaggcaggcagaaggaaaatagTTCCTTCCAAATCTGAAGAAACTAGTTCAACCTTTCTCAGGGAAAAGCTTGTCTTGCCTGAAGACAGAGGTCAAAACGGAATCCTTAAGGAAGGTGAAGGTACAGCTCTGGAAAATAACTCATCCCAGGAAAAACATAGGCAACTgagaaataagaggaaaaatgtaCAATTCAAACCAGAGGCAGCTACTTCTCTTCGTGACAATGGCAACTTGCCTGAAAACGGCAACATTTCGGAAATGCAGTGTATGATACCCACTGGTTCTGAAGAAAGTAATCagtctggaaaaggaaaagaggttAACCCTACCCAACAGACAACTTCCACTTCTCgcagaagaaaatgtctgttGCCAGCAGATGACGTACCAcctaaaaaatcaaaatcag